AGTCATCTGGAAGCAGAGGAGCCTGTTGTGGCCAGTGTCCTCCAGTGCCCTGGGAGGTGGCAGGCTAGGGGGAAGGCCGGATGGGCTGGGGTCTCCCGACTTGCTACACCCAGAACCACTACTGTCTCGGTCGCTGACCCAGGTCCTCAGTACAAGGTCATTTGAAAACTTAGTAGAAGTTAGAAAAGCCGAAAGTTGAGAAACTGCTACTCTCCTGAGCAGCCTGACATTCTAGATCAGTTTAAAGATTGTTCTTAGCCAGAGGCTGTGGCTCATTCCCATAATCcctgcacttggggaggctgaggcaggcaactctcttgagcccaggagtttgagaccagcctggccaacacggtaaaaccccatctctaccaaaaatacaaaaattagccgggcctggtggtggatgcgtgtaatcccagctacttaggaggctgagacaggagaactgcttgaaaccaggaggtggaggttgcagcgagctgagatcacaccattgtactccagcctgggtgacagagtgagaccctgtctcaaaaatgaataaataaataaaaagactattATTTTCAGATCATGAGATGAAAATATCTCAATCCCTTCCAAATCAGAGACCTCCCTGCATCACTTTCTTGCTCAAAAACCAAAGCTtgaccggacatggtggctcatacttgtcatcccagcacttggggaggtggaggtgggaggatcgcttgagcctaggagttcgagaccagcctaggcaacaaagcgagaccccttctctacaaaaaattttcaaaaattagccaggcccagtggcatgcacctatagtcccagctacttgggaggcacagGTGGTTGGgttgcttgagccggggaggttgaggttgcagtgagctatgattacgccactgtactccagcctggacaaaagagtgagaccatctcaaaaacaacacacacaagacaaacaaacaaaaaaccaaagatgTTCCCATCCCCACTGAGCTGAATCTTAACTCCTCAGCTCCCCAAATCTTCCATGACCTGGCtcaggcctttttcttttttaaagcaatgtaAGTCATTTAGTGTATATTTTGGAGGTGGTAGACATAGTACTAAAACAAagcttttgcagtttttttcatttaatcctcacaacaaaccaAAGGGGTGTATACTACTGATAcactcattttactgatgagaaaacaggTAGAGGCGGGTCAGGAAACGTTCCTGAACTTACACGTTGGCAGGTCTCAATGGCTGGAACCAGATCTCAGCCCAGGAGGCTGACCCACCTGAAACCTGAACCTTTCTGTGCCACGGCCTCCTCCCATTACTGTACTGGGTCTCGGTAGGGCTCTAAGGGTGActtttgtctttgttgttgttaagactgagtcttactctgtcgttcAGACTAGAGTGGCGGTAGGGTgcacatagctcactgcagcctcgaactcctgggctcaagcaatcctcccacctcagcctcctgaatagctgggactacaggcacgtaccatcacacatggctaatttttactttttctagagaaggggtctccctatggttcccaggcaggtcttgaactcctaggctcaagtgagcctcctgccttggcctcctgaatagctggggcaacaggtgctcaccaccacaatcgggttatttttgtatgttttgtagagatggtgtctcactatgtcgcctaggtttgtcttcaactcctgggctcaagcaatcctcctgccacagcctcccaaagtgctgggattacaggtatgagccaacggCCCAAccaacttttgtctttttttttttttttttttttcctgagatggagtcttgctctgttgcacagggtggaatgccatggcacgatctcggctcactgcaacctccgcttcccaggttcaagcaattctcctgcctcagcctccctaatggttggggttacaggtgcttgcaaccatgccggctaatttttgtatttttagtagtgacagtgtttcaccatgttggccaggctggtctccagctcctgactttgtgatctaccCAGctgggcctcccatagtgctgggattacaggtgtgagccaccatacccagctcaacttttgtctttgtttctttgtttattttgagacagagtctcgctctgtcccctaggctggagtgcaatggcacaatctaggcttactgcaagctccgccttctgggttcacaccattctcctgcctcagcctcccgagtagctgggactataggcgcccgccaccacgcgcggctaatttttgtatttttagtagagacggggtttcactgtgttagccaggatggtctcgatctcctgacctcgtgttccgcctgcctcggcctcccaaagtgccgggattacaggcatgagccaccgcgcccggcccaacttTTGTCTTTTAAGGACTCCAGTGTTTCCcagattctttttgtttgtttgtttgaattggagtctcattctgtcacccaggctggagtgcaatggcatgatctcggctcactgcaaactccgcctcctgggttccagtgattctcctgccttagcctcccaagtagctgggattacaggcgcctaccaccacacccggccaatttgtttatttttagtacagatgggatttcaccatgttggccaggctgatctcgaactcctgacctcaggtgatccacctgcctcagctttgcaaagttctaggattacaggcgtgagccactgcacctggccttccagATTCTTTAATGAGTAGGTCTTACTTTCCTAATGGTAATGACAGACATTAGAAACCAGGTACCCAAGAGTCTGTCCAGTAGGCCTCCTGCCCACCCAGCCAGGCCAATATTGGGGGCAGGGGTTGGGCCTCTCTTTCTAGactctttcccttcaaatccCCTCCCACAGAGGAGCCCAGCAGGGCCTGCATTTTCACCCCTCCTCCTGGAAGCTTTTCTCTCTACTTGGCCAAAACATCTAAGCCAGAAATTTCACTCTGTGGCCATTTAGTTCCCAGAACAGCAGAAAATAAACGTTgacaatgaacaaatgaatttagATGCATTTCCCAGAGGGGTGGGCAGCCCTGGATACACCCTCCCTATGGGGAGCTAGAAAGCCCTGACACGGCTACCTGAGTCCCCCGGGGGTGGGAGGCCCACCTTGGCATCGTGCACGACTTTGTGGGTGTGCTTGGTGAGCAGGGCAGCGTACTCCTCAGCCGTGTGCCTACAAGTACTCAGCCCGATGTTCTGGCCGATGTATTTTTCTGGCATCTTCAGCAGGCTGAGCACCACGGGACCCAGGTCGGACACAGACATGCCATCCATGGGAACGTCACCTGTGGGCAGGCCTGTGGGGCACAGACGTGAGCTGGCACATGTCCCAAGGGCAGACCCGGGCAGGGACAGAGCCCCTCTCCAAAGGGTCCAAGCTGGTTCTTCCCAGCAGTCAGCTGCATACTCCAGCACTCAGGCATAGCTAAGATATGTCTTGCTATTTGTGGTAGCACAGAGGTAGCAATGGAATTGAGTCAGGAAGCAGGATGGAATCCGGGTACTGCCACCTGGGGCAGGCTGTTGAGGCTCTCTGAGTCTGGGTTGCTGCATTCCCAGAATGGGGCTAAGAACTTGGGCCTGCCCAGCTCTCTCAGCGCTAGGATGACGGACAAGGGACAAAGGAAAAGGACTTTGAAAGCTGCTACAGAGAGTGCGGCTGGAGCCCAGGGTCTCCGCTGATCCTGAGGCACCAGCCTGAAGTACTCTGTCATATCCTAAATTCCTGGAAGCTGGAATGTCCACCTCTGGGTGGATACTCTAAATACCAACTCACTTACCAGAAATCCTGATTAACCAGACACCAAGGGCTGGCTCAGAGCAGCACGTCCATGATAAACGCTTGATAAatcctgaatgaatgaatgacttgcAACTTTCCAGGCTGAGGTTTTATAGATGGGGAGGCTGGCAAGGGTCTGGGTGTGAACCGTGGAATGCTTGGGTGCCATCCTCTTACCTAGAGACGGGCCAATGCAGCTACCTGTTCAGATCTCCTAGGAGCTCGAGGGCACAGAGCTCAGAGACCGGAGCAGGAGATATCCCTgactggaggttttttttttttttttgagacagagtcttgctctgtcgcctaggctggagtgcagtggcgccatctcggctcactgcaagctctgcctctcgggttcaggccgttctcctgcctcagcctccagagtagctgggaccacaggcgcccgccaccacgcctggctaattttttgtatttttagtagagacggggtttcaccatgttagccatgatggtttcgatctccagaccctgtgatccaccctcctcagcctcccaaagtgctgggattacaggcctgagccatcgcgcccagtctttttttttttttttttttttgagacggagtctcgctctgtcgcccaggctggagtgcaatggcgcaatctcggctcactgcaagctccgcctcccgggttcacgccattctcctgcctcagcctcccgagtagctgggactacaggcgcccgccactgcgcccggctaattttttctatttttagtagagacggggtttcaccatggtctcgatctcctgaccttgtgatccgcccgcctcggcctcccaaagtgctgggattacaggcgtgagccaccgcgcccggctttttttttttttttgtcacggggtcttgctctgtcgcccaggctagaatgcagtgccacgatctcggctcactgcaacctccgcctcctgggttcaagcaattcttctgcctcagcctcccaagtagctgggattacaggtgtgcgccaccacgccgggctgcctaatttttgtatttttagtagagacggggttttaccatgttggctggtcttgaactcctgacctcaggtgatatcccagcctcagcctcccaaagtgctgggattataggcgtgacccaccgcgcctggtcctCCTCCTTATCTTTGAAGGAGAACTGACAATCACTAGATCCTCTCTGTAAAGCCTTCCAATGGACCAAGTGAGCATTGCATCATCACTGTCTCAGTAGATCTTGCCACCCCTGCAAACGTCAGTATAAACCCCATCTCACAGAACAGGAAGTCGAGGCCCCGCAAGCTGACAGGACATGCTCAGTCCTGGGCCCAACATGAGGGAGCCACGGCTCGGACCTGGCACCACGTGACAGCGGCCCGAGGTCTGCTACACTAACGGCTTCACAAGGCGGAGAGCTCTGCCTCACCATGTGCGAGGAAGGGCACTCACTCAGCAAGTAGCTCTTTCCGTCTGGGGCTTTCCGGGGCAAGAAGTGGGAGAGGAAGTTCTCAAAATAGCAGGGCAGCCGCACACTGGTCATGGGAACGCCGATGTCTCGGAAATATTCCTCCACCTCCCCTTTGCCGTCAAAGTGCGCCGCGGCCAATCTCCCTGCTGTCAGCTTCTTGATGTTCTCTAGGCCGCTATAGACCACATAGTGGAGGCCCAGGCGCTTGGCCAGATCAGCGAGCAGCTTCCCCTGGAGGGCAGGGAAAGAGAGATCACAAGGCTCAGAGGAAGGACGTCTGTCCCTGGTCACGACCCCAGTGTTCTAATCCTGGAGCGGCCACCATCTGCGAGGTTAACAGCCAGACCCCACTTACCTCTGAGGAGGCCCCCTCTCCTGGAATGATGTTCACATATGGACAGCACACCCGTTAACACAGCCCTGGAAGCCTTCTGCCAGCCACCAACTCTGGCCCACCATGTGCAACACAGGAGGGGCGAGCAGGTCGGCTGCAGGGGGACGGCCTGCATGGAGGCCCAAAGGATAATGCACGTGTCCCATTTCTGCTGGTGTGAGAACACCCTGCCCACGGAGCTCAGCTGTCTTCCTTGGAGAGCCCTGGGAGGCTATAGTGACACCACAGGTGCCTAGGTTCCAATCAGGCTCTGCCATGtacaagctgtgtgaccctggacaagtgaTGGCACCATCCTGAGCTCGCTGGTTAAATGCAGATGACAACACTACCTACTGCATGAGGTGATGCAGGATTCGGACGGTGGCCTCCAAAATGATACGCCACATCCTCACTCCTGAAAcgtgtgaatgtgaccttattcagAACAAGGGTCTTGGGAGATGTAATTATgtgaaggatcttgagatgggaacaTCCTGCACTAACTAGATGGGCCCTATATCCAGTAACCAGGGTACTTATGAGAGACGGGAGAGGAGATGAACttggagaaggccatgtgaagaggGAAGCAGAGATGGGAGCTTTGtggtcacaagccaaggaacacctggaGCCACAAGAAGCTGGAAACGGTGAAGAAGGATTTCCCTCGAACCccttgttttgtttcgttttgttttgagacggagtctcactttgtcacccaggctgaagtgcagtggcacaatcgtggctcactgcaagctctgcctcccaggttcacgccattctcctgtcttagcctcctgagtagctgggactacaggcacccgctaccacgcccggctaattttttctatttttagtagagacagggtttaactgtgttagccaggatggtctcgatctcctgacctcgtgatctacccgcctggcctcccaaattgctggattacaggcgtgagccaccgtgcccggcctgttttgtttttttaagacggactctcgctctgtcacccaggctggagtgcagtggtgcgatctctgctcactgcagcctccgtttcctggattcaagcaattctcctgcctcaccctcctgagtagctgggactacaggcgcccgccaccatgcctggctaatctttgtaatttttatagagacagggttttgccgtgttggccaggctggtcttgaactcctgaccttaagtgatctgcccacctcagcctcccaaagtgctgggattacaagcatgaaccaccgcacccagcctcaaagcCTCTGGAGAGAGGGTGAcattgctgacaccttgattttggacttctagcttctAGAATATCAGAGAATCGATttctatgatttttgtttttgttttgtttttgagacagagtctacctctgttgcccaggctggagtgcagtggcacaatcttggctcactgcaacctccacctctcgggttcaagcgattctcctgcctcagcctcctgagtagctgggattacaggcgcccaccaccacgcccagccaatttttgtatttttagtagagacggggtttcactgtcttggccaggctggtctcaaactcctgacttcaagtgatccgcccaccttggcctcccacagtgctgggattacaagcgtgagccactgcgctcagctgaTTTCTATGGTTTTAAGCCACATGGATTGTGGTCCTTTGTTGTGACAGTACCAGGAAGCCCACACGGAATCATCAGGATTAGAAATAAGATctgctgggctgggcgtggtggctcacaactgtagtcccagcactttgggaggccgaggcaagcagatcacctgaggtcaggagttcgagaccagcctgaccaacatggagaaaccccgtctctactaaaaatacaaaaaaattagccaggcatggtggcacatgcctgtaatctcagctactcgggaggctgaggcaggagcatcacttgaacccgggaggcggagattgcggtgagccaagattgcgccattgcactccagcctgggcaaaaagagcgaaactcagtctcaaagaaagaaagaaagaaaagaaataagatctgCTTAGGGCTGGGCatgtggtttacgcctgtaatcccagcattttgggagtccaaggcgagcagatcagatgaggtcagcagttcaagaccagcctggccaacatggtgaaaccccatctctactaaaaatacaaaaattagctgggcgtgctggtgcgcacctgtaatccaagctactcgggaggctgacgcacgagaattgcttgaatctgggaggcagaggttgccgtgagctgagattccacTATTGTACTCTGGCCTGTACAATggaacgagactccatcttaaaagatCTGGCCAgtcacagtgcctcacgcctgtaatcccagcactttgggaggccgaggcgggcaaatcacaaggtcaggagattgaaaccatcctggctgacatggtgaaaccccgtctctactaaaaatacaaaaaattagccgggcatggtggcaggcgcctgtagtcccagctactcgggaggctgaggcaggagaatggcatgaaacccaggaggtggagcttgcagtgagccgagattgcgccaccgcactccagcctaggggacagagcgagactccgtctcaaaaaaaaaaaaaaaaacaaaaaagatctgCGTTAATCAGAAAAGTTGTCTTTGTACGTTCTATATAATGGGTTTCTAGGTAAGACCATAATTGAAGAAAGGGTCAAGGCTAATAAGTTTggatgggtacacatggacatgaaggcaacaacagacactggggaccgtgggagggagggaggcaagggttgaaaacctacctactgggtactgtgcccactacctgggtgacaggtctGGTCACACCCCAGACCCCAGCATCACTCAAtataccaatgtaacaaacctgtgcatgtacccctgaatctaaaataaaagtgtaaattctttctttaaaaaagcaacttctaacattttgcattaaaaaacaaacaaacagaccagGTGTGGTTGCTCAGTGAgactgagactgtctccaaaaaaaaaaaaaaagtcattggacGCAACAGCGTCCACCTGCTTCACAGCCTAGAGTGGGCAGAGGCATGAAGGAGAGGGAAAGGCCTGCAGGGGTCAGCCCTCCCTGCAGAGTGGGAGCTCCTCCCAGGCGCTCTGCTCCtagcctggcccagcctccctGCAGCTCCTGCTTGCCCTCACCTGCTTGACCTCCTTCTCCTGGCTGCAGCTCTCCCAGTAATTGGTCACAATGAAGGTGGCGTAAGCCCCATTCAGGGCCAGTTCCATGCTGACTTGGTCATCTTGGTCTCCCTTCACTACTTCTGCACCTTGCAGCCTCAGCTCCTTTGCTGCTTTCTTCCCAGGGTTTCGGGTCACCACTCGAACCTTGAATGTTCCATCTTCCAGGAGCGTGCGGGCCACGGAGCCACCCTGGGCACCTATAAAGAGTCAAAAACACCTCCCAGGTCAAACCTGCCTGAAAGTCCCACTGAAGGGCGAAACCCTGAAGGGAGTGCTCCACCACAGCAAGGAACATCCAGGAAACCTTCTCAGTGATGATTctcattcaattatttttattttactttattttatttatttttttaagatgaagtctcactctatcgcccaggctgaagtgcagtggtacgatcttggcttggtgaaaccccacctctatcaaaaaatacaaaaattatctgggtgtggtggcacatgcccatactccctgctactcaggaggctgaggcacgagaattgctggaacccaggaggcggaggttgcagtgagctgagattgcgccacggcactgcagcctggatgacagagtgagaatctgtatcaaaaacaaacaaacaaaaaggccaggcacggtgggtcacgcctgtaatcccagcactttgggaggccagggcgggtggatcacaaggtcaggagatcgagaccatcctggctaatacggtgaaaccccgtctctgctaaaaatacaaaaacttagccaggcgtggtggcgggcgcctgtagtcacagctactcaagaggctaaggcaggagaatcacttgaacccaggaggtggagcttgcagtgagcccatatcacgccactgcactccagcctgggtgacctgggtgacaaagtgagactccttctgaaaaaaaaaaaaaaagggccggcgcagtggctcacacctgtaatcccagcactttgaggccaaggcgggtggatcacctgaggtcgggagttcgagaacaccctaaccaacatggagaaaccactgtctctactaaaaatacaaaattagccaggcgtggtggcacatgcctataatcccagctactcaagagactgaggcaggagaatcgcttgaacccaggaggcgcagaggttgtggtgagccaagatcgtgccattgcactccagcctggacaacaagagcgaaacttggtttcaaaaaactaaaggtaaaaatatttatgatgtaataaagtaaaaaaagtagAATACAAAACCATATtcaggctgggttcagtggctgtaatcccagcactttgggaggctgaggtgggtggatcacgaggtcaggagttcaagaccagcctagccaagatggtgaaacccagtctctactaaaaataaaaaaaagtaggccaggcacggtggctcacaactgtaattccagcactttgggaggccgaggcgggaagatcacgaggtccagagatcgagaccgttttggttaacacagtgaaacctcgtctctactaaaaatacaaaaacttagccaggcatggtggcgggtgcctgtagtcccagctacttgggaggctaaggcaggagaatggcatgaacccgtgaagtggagcttgcagtaagccgagattgagccactgcactccagcctgggcgacagaggaagactccgtctcaaaaaaaaaaaaaaaaaaattagctgggcacgtggcaggagcctgtaatcccaactactcgggaggctgaggcaggagaatcg
The genomic region above belongs to Chlorocebus sabaeus isolate Y175 chromosome 5, mChlSab1.0.hap1, whole genome shotgun sequence and contains:
- the NMRAL1 gene encoding nmrA-like family domain-containing protein 1 isoform X1, with translation MADKKLVVVFGGTGAQGGSVARTLLEDGTFKVRVVTRNPGKKAAKELRLQGAEVVKGDQDDQVSMELALNGAYATFIVTNYWESCSQEKEVKQGKLLADLAKRLGLHYVVYSGLENIKKLTAGRLAAAHFDGKGEVEEYFRDIGVPMTSVRLPCYFENFLSHFLPRKAPDGKSYLLSLPTGDVPMDGMSVSDLGPVVLSLLKMPEKYIGQNIGLSTCRHTAEEYAALLTKHTHKVVHDAKMTPEDYEKLGFPGAQDLANMFRFYALRPDHDIELTLRLNPKALTLDQWLEQHKGDFALL
- the NMRAL1 gene encoding nmrA-like family domain-containing protein 1 isoform X4 translates to MRIITEKVSWMFLAVVEHSLQGFALQWDFQGKLLADLAKRLGLHYVVYSGLENIKKLTAGRLAAAHFDGKGEVEEYFRDIGVPMTSVRLPCYFENFLSHFLPRKAPDGKSYLLSLPTGDVPMDGMSVSDLGPVVLSLLKMPEKYIGQNIGLSTCRHTAEEYAALLTKHTHKVVHDAKMTPEDYEKLGFPGAQDLANMFRFYALRPDHDIELTLRLNPKALTLDQWLEQHKGDFALL
- the NMRAL1 gene encoding nmrA-like family domain-containing protein 1 isoform X3, translating into MADKKLVVVFGGTGAQGGSVARTLLEDGTFKVRVVTRNPGKKAAKELRLQGAEVVKGDQDDQVSMELALNGAYATFIVTNYWESCSQEKEVKQGKLLADLAKRLGLHYVVYSGLENIKKLTAGRLAAAHFDGKGEVEEYFRDIGVPMTSVRLPCYFENFLSHFLPRKAPDGKSYLLNDS
- the NMRAL1 gene encoding nmrA-like family domain-containing protein 1 isoform X2; its protein translation is MADKKLVVVFGGTGAQGGSVARTLLEDGTFKVRVVTRNPGKKAAKELRLQGAEVVKGDQDDQVSMELALNGAYATFIVTNYWESCSQEKEVKQGKLLADLAKRLGLHYVVYSGLENIKKLTAGRLAAAHFDGKGEVEEYFRDIGVPMTSVRLPCYFENFLSHFLPRKAPDGKSYLLSLPTGDVPMDGMSVSDLGPVVLSLLKMPEKYIGQNIGLSTCRHTAEEYAALLTKHTHKVVHDAKGLTLSPRLEYNGVISARCNLHLLVSSSSPVSAS